In Balaenoptera acutorostrata chromosome 19, mBalAcu1.1, whole genome shotgun sequence, the following proteins share a genomic window:
- the LOC130705744 gene encoding golgin subfamily A member 7-like has product MRLQQAPVSGKVFIQRDYSSGARCQFQTKFPAELENRIDRQQFEETVRTLNNLCAEAEKLGGQSYLEGCLACLTAYTIFLCMETHYEKVLKKVSKYIQEQNEKIYAPQGLLLTDPIERGLRVIEITIYEDRGMSSGR; this is encoded by the coding sequence ATGAGGCTGCAGCAGGCGCCAGTGTCCGGGAAGGTTTTCATTCAGCGAGACTACAGCAGTGGCGCCCGCTGCCAGTTCCAGACCAAGTTCCCCGCGGAGCTGGAGAACCGGATTGATAGGCAACAATTTGAAGAAACAGTTCGAACTCTAAATAACCTTTGTGCTGAAGCAGAGAAGCTCGGGGGCCAGTCCTATCTTGAAGGCTGCCTGGCTTGTCTGACAGCGTACACCATCTTCTTGTGCATGGAAACTCACTACGAGAAGGTTCTGAAGAAAGTCTCCAAATACATTCAAGAGCAGAATGAGAAGATCTATGCTCCCCAAGGCCTCCTCCTGACAGATCCCATCGAGAGAGGACTCCGAGTTATTGAAATTACTATTTATGAAGACAGAGGCATGAGCAGTGGAAGATAA